The proteins below are encoded in one region of Triticum aestivum cultivar Chinese Spring chromosome 1B, IWGSC CS RefSeq v2.1, whole genome shotgun sequence:
- the LOC123147131 gene encoding protein timeless homolog isoform X19 has product MDSAMLSLTCAGLGAAEEDDDGGAVGYVKGDHCLDNLKDLQRLLRRDDPERREVFKQVCKWRIASRDLVPIIENYQSDRNLVITAVKVLVFLTMPVDPSSEDVAQQIEYLWDLKAALTRNVAIAVIVSLLEDPLDHLERTSFTEDDWKLVQLVLTLFRNVLAIQEITLPQKASGEATQLLYLADSFLELIFKENMMDLILVLAQHIDEPSGYLKHENLLLLEIFHYLFLGRDPELIAKVRPEGSKEQVNGDIDTSVDSLRLMMEKEEKEKRMFRQRNAENHALNGIFTCLAVDGSKSLCKGNPSSAMSSANSLRKIRNVQRGPQKRIAWDNELLYIPKEGIMEMLRSFMDQFLSGGYNVLMQSVCDDIVKQHDSVEKSDNITFFKVVCFVLAFQHEKASNAQKSSAGPQLSETSPGNECDDLPFCGDICGPVAATLNEDMFNIVLSMWREAYEDLKQTKDYKTLSAAGSLMKNMIGMIYLVVKVHPEDSRESQTARVLLYKLFYDQTEQGLTQFLLNLFRSFDTHKQPKSALADLLETVHIMLQLMEKLQARGALRVAKRTRKGRKRKTSDDKHESTKPGTENVEQSYIDPTDGTKATSDSLPDLRSEDPLAEPTLVEQGKVDSDGTDLPDTIVDTAVNLDSTTQLGGDPSSAGSGEKERNPINEEEDTCTTQLGGDPPSAGSGEKKRNPINEEEDTCTTQLGGDPSSAGSAEKKRNTINEEEDVSDSSSDDCPPATSEVDFNVSRLIYSLANNSVVQNICWLLKYYKTNSFRTNHYIICMLRRFCEDLDVSPMLYQLSLLTTFYDILAEQKSSSSKEYANIVNFLSKIVRKLVRAMKKQPLLFVDTLFWKTRKECHCIDADYLLNEFKGDVNNKGGEVGSSKGWGGPVNIADSLGDDEADYDIPHEPYDGDKNGDSSSGEREGDTQKSMGPRDKRSILLSLSDSEAEDNDRTTISRGSQNKEVPKRRGRSIFNEEQEKLIRDLHENYKDDRKCSHLIAEALDPSGKISSAQISRKLTQLGLRSVTRRKKVSEASLSAKDLVAQPQNDVLDDPKPESTRRRRKRLHRLSSKDDNNDNRPVSSDEETLQSLKGRTKNKELPSVDLAPRKSQHKEASQGDSDDETIGSLLSRGKKKRLLKSDVSENKQEHLDSSKNIAPGVQTIGSNIIPKDKELASVDLPSSMSQHQEASQGTDSDDETIGSLLSRGKKRRLSTSDVTENRQEHQDSSKNIVPDNETVGSNVMDAPLHPELNSSNDNGGDAGEAELLDDLSEPELDGREDAEQRIVDDRDMPESGDMTGSNASQKAGLKRRLRMVIDDDDEE; this is encoded by the exons ATGGACTCGGCGATGCTCTCGCTCACCTGCGCGGGCCTCGGGGCCGCAGAGGAGGACGACGACGGGGGCGCCGTCGGCTACGTCAAGGGCGACCACTGCCTCG ACAACCTGAAGGATCTGCAGAGGCTGCTGCGGCGGGACGACCCGGAGCGGCGGGAGGTCTTCAAGCAGGTCTGCAAGTGGAGGATCGCGTCCAGGGATCTGGTGCCCATCATCGAGAACTACCAGTCCGACCGCAACCTCGTCATCACGGCAG TGAAAGTGTTGGTATTCCTTACCATGCCTGTCGATCCTTCATCAGAGGATGTTGCTCAGCAGATAGAGTATCTGTGGGATTTGAAGGCTGCACTCACACGGAATGTTGCAATCGCAGTGATTGTGTCTCTTCTTGAGGACCCATTGGATCATTTGGAAAG AACTTCATTCACGGAAGATGACTGGAAGCTAGTACAGCTGGTGCTTACTTTATTCCGCAACGTCTTGGCTATTCAAGAAATCACATTGCCTCAGAAGGCATCTGGGGAAGCTACCCAGTTATTGTACCTGGCTGACAGCTTTTTAGAGCTCATATTTAAAGAAAATATGATGGACCTGATCTTAGTGCTAGCTCAACATATTGATGAGCCCTCTGGTTATCTCAAGCATGAAAACCTTCTTTTGTTGGAAATCTTTCATTATCTTTTCTTGGGTCGGGACCCAGAATTGATTGCCAAAGTTCGTCCAGAAGGCTCAAAG GAGCAGGTCAATGGAGATATTGATACATCAGTTGATTCATTGagattgatgatggagaaggaagagaaggaaaaaaGGATGTTCAGGCAGAGAAACGCGGAGAATCACGCACTCAACGGAATTTTTACATGCCTTGCAGTG GATGGATCTAAGTCATTGTGCAAAGGGAACCCCAGCTCAGCAATGTCATCTGCAAATAGCCTCCGGAAAATACGTAATGTCCAAAGAGGCCCTCAAAAAAGGATAGCATGGGATAATGAACTTCTTTACATACCAAAGGAGGGTATTATGGAAATGCTAAGAAGTTTCATGGATCAGTTTTTATCTGGAGGATATAATG TCCTGATGCAGTCTGTTTGTGATGATATTGTGAAGCAGCATGATTCTGTCGAGAAATCTGATAACATTACATTCTTCAAAGTTGTTTGCTTTGTCTTAGCTTTTCAACACGAGAAAGCATCAAATGCTCAG AAATCAAGTGCTGGACCCCAGCTGTCTGAGACTTCACCAGGCAATGAATGTGATGATCTGCCGTTTTGTGGTGACATATGTGGACCTGTTGCAGCCACATTAAACGAAGATATGTTCAATATAGTCTTGTCCATGTGGCGTGAGGCCTATGAAGACCTGAAGCAGACTAAGGATTACAAAACTCTTTCAGCTGCTGGCTCCTTAATGAAGAACATG ATTGGCATGATATATTTGGTGGTGAAAGTTCATCCTGAAGATTCAAGGGAATCTCAAACAGCCCGTGTTTTACTGTATAAGCTGTTCTATGATCAGACAGAACAAGGCCTGACTCAGTTTCTCCTGAACTTGTTCAGATCTTTTGATACTCATAAGCAACCAAAAAG CGCTCTTGCGGATTTACTAGAAACAGTTCATATCATGCTACAGCTGATGGAGAAGCTTCAAGCACGTGGTGCTTTAAGG GTTGCGAAAAGGACAAGAAAGGGCAGAAAAAGGAAGACGTCAGATGACAAACATGAGAGTACCAAACCTGGAACAGAGAATGTGGAGCAAAGCTACATAGACCCAACAGATGGGACTAAAGCCACATCTGATTCACTTCCAGATTTGAGAAGTGAGGATCCTCTAGCAGAACCTACTCTCGTAGAGCAAGGAAAAGTTGATTCCGATGGCACAGATCTGCCAGATACAATTGTGGATACGGCTGTTAATCTGGATAGCACCACACAGCTTGGAGGTGATCCATCTTCTGCAGGCAGTGGTGAAAAGGAAAGAAATCCCATTAATGAAGAGGAAGATACTTGTACCACACAGCTTGGAGGTGATCCACCTTCTGCAGGCAGTggtgaaaagaaaagaaatcccaTTAACGAAGAGGAAGATACTTGTACCACACAGCTTGGAGGTGATCCATCTTCTGCAGGCAGtgctgaaaagaaaagaaataccattaatgaagaggaAGATGTTTCAGATTCTTCAAGTGATGATTGCCCCCCAGCTACAAGTGAAGTTGATTTTAACGTATCACGGTTAATATACAGCCTAGCCAACAATTCTGTTGTTCAAAATATATGCTGGTTGTTGAAGTACTATAAGACTAACTCCTTCCGAACAAACCACTACATCATATGCATGCTGCGGAGATTCTGTGAAGATCTAGATGTGTCACCAATGCTATATCAG CTATCGCTTCTGACTACTTTCTATGATATATTAGCTGAACAGAAGTCTTCGAGTTCAAAGGAGTATGCAAATATTGTAAATTTTCTTTCTAAAATTGTAAGGAAGTTGGTGAGAGCAATGAAAAAACAGCCACTGTTATTTGTTGATACACTCTTTTGGAAGACAAGAAAGGAATGCCATTGCATTGATGCTGATTATCTACTGAATGAGTTCAAGGGAGATGTTAACAATAAGGGTGGTGAAGTTGGTTCAAGTAAGGGATGGGGAGGTCCAGTAAATATAGCAGATTCTCTTGGTGACGATGAAGCTGACTATGATATACCACATGAACCATATGATGGTGATAA GAATGGAGATTCATCGTCTGGTGAACGTGAAGGTGATACTCAGAAGAGCATGGGTCCCAGAGACAAAAGGAGCATATTACTGTCACTTTCAGACAGTGAAGCTGAGGATAATGATAG GACTACTATATCTAGAGGCTCTCAGAATAAAGAGGTCCCAAAGAGACGAGGGCGTTCCATTTTTAATGAAGAGCAAGAGAAGCTTATAAGAGATCTTCATGAGAA TTATAAGGATGATCGTAAATGCAGTCATCTAATTGCTGAAGCTCTAGATCCCAGTGGAAAGATATCGTCGGCTCAAATTTCTCGAAAGCTTACACAGCTAGGTCTCAGGAGTGTCACTAGGAGGAAAAAAGTTTCAGAGGCATCTCTTTCAGCCAAAGATCTGGTTGCACAACCACAAAACGACGTGCTGGATGATCCGAAGCCAGAAAGTACCCG GCGCAGGAGGAAAAGGCTACATCGGTTAAGCAGTAAGGACGACAACAACGATAATCGTCCAGTATCATCTGATGAAGAAACATTGCAATCACTTAAGGGCAG AACCAAAAATAAGGAGCTGCCCTCGGTGGACCTTGCACCGAGGAAATCACAGCATAAAGAGGCTTCGCAGGGCGATTCTGATGATGAGACCATAGGATCTCTGCTTAG TAGAGGAAAGAAGAAAAGGTTATTGAAATCAGATGTTTCAGAGAATAAACAAGAACACCTAGATTCTTCGAAGAACATTGCTCCGGGGGTTCAGACTATCGGTTCAAATATCAT ACCCAAAGATAAGGAGCTGGCCTCTGTGGATCTTCCATCGAGTATGTCACAGCATCAAGAGGCTTCGCAGGGCACAGATTCTGATGATGAAACCATAGGATCTCTGCTTAG CAGAGGAAAGAAAAGAAGGTTATCTACATCAGATGTTACAGAGAACAGACAAGAACACCAAGATTCTTCGAAGAACATTGTTCCGGACAATGAGACTGTTGGTTCAAATGTCAT GGACGCCCCTCTCCATCCCGAGCTGAACTCATCTAATGATAACGGTGGTGATGCTGGTGAGGCTGAACTTCTGGATGACTTGAGTGAGCCTGAGCTGGATGGTCGTGAAGATGCCGAGCAACGGATCGTCGACGACAGAGACATGCCTGAATCTGGGGACATGACAGGCTCTAATGCCAGTCAGAAGGCTGGTTTGAAAAGAAGACTAAGAATGGTGattgacgacgacgacgaggagtag
- the LOC123147131 gene encoding protein timeless homolog isoform X10, with the protein MDSAMLSLTCAGLGAAEEDDDGGAVGYVKGDHCLDNLKDLQRLLRRDDPERREVFKQVCKWRIASRDLVPIIENYQSDRNLVITAVKVLVFLTMPVDPSSEDVAQQIEYLWDLKAALTRNVAIAVIVSLLEDPLDHLERTSFTEDDWKLVQLVLTLFRNVLAIQEITLPQKASGEATQLLYLADSFLELIFKENMMDLILVLAQHIDEPSGYLKHENLLLLEIFHYLFLGRDPELIAKVRPEGSKEQVNGDIDTSVDSLRLMMEKEEKEKRMFRQRNAENHALNGIFTCLAVDGSKSLCKGNPSSAMSSANSLRKIRNVQRGPQKRIAWDNELLYIPKEGIMEMLRSFMDQFLSGGYNVLMQSVCDDIVKQHDSVEKSDNITFFKVVCFVLAFQHEKASNAQKSSAGPQLSETSPGNECDDLPFCGDICGPVAATLNEDMFNIVLSMWREAYEDLKQTKDYKTLSAAGSLMKNMIGMIYLVVKVHPEDSRESQTARVLLYKLFYDQTEQGLTQFLLNLFRSFDTHKQPKSALADLLETVHIMLQLMEKLQARGALRVAKRTRKGRKRKTSDDKHESTKPGTENVEQSYIDPTDGTKATSDSLPDLRSEDPLAEPTLVEQGKVDSDGTDLPDTIVDTAVNLDSTTQLGGDPSSAGSGEKERNPINEEEDTCTTQLGGDPPSAGSGEKKRNPINEEEDTCTTQLGGDPSSAGSAEKKRNTINEEEDVSDSSSDDCPPATSEVDFNVSRLIYSLANNSVVQNICWLLKYYKTNSFRTNHYIICMLRRFCEDLDVSPMLYQLSLLTTFYDILAEQKSSSSKEYANIVNFLSKIVRKLVRAMKKQPLLFVDTLFWKTRKECHCIDADYLLNEFKGDVNNKGGEVGSSKGWGGPVNIADSLGDDEADYDIPHEPYDGDKNGDSSSGEREGDTQKSMGPRDKRSILLSLSDSEAEDNDRTTISRGSQNKEVPKRRGRSIFNEEQEKLIRDLHENYKDDRKCSHLIAEALDPSGKISSAQISRKLTQLGLRSVTRRKKVSEASLSAKDLVAQPQNDVLDDPKPESTRRRRKRLHRLSSKDDNNDNRPVSSDEETLQSLKGRTKNKELPSVDLAPRKSQHKEASQGDSDDETIGSLLSRGKKKRLLKSDVSENKQEHLDSSKNIAPGVQTIGSNIITKNKELPSVDLAPSISQHQEASQGTDSDDATIGSLLGRGKKKRLSTSDITENKQENLDSSKNIGLGVETIGSNAITKNKALPSVDLVPSISQHQETSQGTDSDDETIGSLLSRGKKKRLSTSDITGNKQEDLDSSKNTDLGVESIGSNIIPKDKELASVDLPSSMSQHQEASQGTDSDDETIGSLLSRGKKRRLSTSDVTENRQEHQDSSKNIVPDNETVGSNVMDAPLHPELNSSNDNGGDAGEAELLDDLSEPELDGREDAEQRIVDDRDMPESGDMTGSNASQKAGLKRRLRMVIDDDDEE; encoded by the exons ATGGACTCGGCGATGCTCTCGCTCACCTGCGCGGGCCTCGGGGCCGCAGAGGAGGACGACGACGGGGGCGCCGTCGGCTACGTCAAGGGCGACCACTGCCTCG ACAACCTGAAGGATCTGCAGAGGCTGCTGCGGCGGGACGACCCGGAGCGGCGGGAGGTCTTCAAGCAGGTCTGCAAGTGGAGGATCGCGTCCAGGGATCTGGTGCCCATCATCGAGAACTACCAGTCCGACCGCAACCTCGTCATCACGGCAG TGAAAGTGTTGGTATTCCTTACCATGCCTGTCGATCCTTCATCAGAGGATGTTGCTCAGCAGATAGAGTATCTGTGGGATTTGAAGGCTGCACTCACACGGAATGTTGCAATCGCAGTGATTGTGTCTCTTCTTGAGGACCCATTGGATCATTTGGAAAG AACTTCATTCACGGAAGATGACTGGAAGCTAGTACAGCTGGTGCTTACTTTATTCCGCAACGTCTTGGCTATTCAAGAAATCACATTGCCTCAGAAGGCATCTGGGGAAGCTACCCAGTTATTGTACCTGGCTGACAGCTTTTTAGAGCTCATATTTAAAGAAAATATGATGGACCTGATCTTAGTGCTAGCTCAACATATTGATGAGCCCTCTGGTTATCTCAAGCATGAAAACCTTCTTTTGTTGGAAATCTTTCATTATCTTTTCTTGGGTCGGGACCCAGAATTGATTGCCAAAGTTCGTCCAGAAGGCTCAAAG GAGCAGGTCAATGGAGATATTGATACATCAGTTGATTCATTGagattgatgatggagaaggaagagaaggaaaaaaGGATGTTCAGGCAGAGAAACGCGGAGAATCACGCACTCAACGGAATTTTTACATGCCTTGCAGTG GATGGATCTAAGTCATTGTGCAAAGGGAACCCCAGCTCAGCAATGTCATCTGCAAATAGCCTCCGGAAAATACGTAATGTCCAAAGAGGCCCTCAAAAAAGGATAGCATGGGATAATGAACTTCTTTACATACCAAAGGAGGGTATTATGGAAATGCTAAGAAGTTTCATGGATCAGTTTTTATCTGGAGGATATAATG TCCTGATGCAGTCTGTTTGTGATGATATTGTGAAGCAGCATGATTCTGTCGAGAAATCTGATAACATTACATTCTTCAAAGTTGTTTGCTTTGTCTTAGCTTTTCAACACGAGAAAGCATCAAATGCTCAG AAATCAAGTGCTGGACCCCAGCTGTCTGAGACTTCACCAGGCAATGAATGTGATGATCTGCCGTTTTGTGGTGACATATGTGGACCTGTTGCAGCCACATTAAACGAAGATATGTTCAATATAGTCTTGTCCATGTGGCGTGAGGCCTATGAAGACCTGAAGCAGACTAAGGATTACAAAACTCTTTCAGCTGCTGGCTCCTTAATGAAGAACATG ATTGGCATGATATATTTGGTGGTGAAAGTTCATCCTGAAGATTCAAGGGAATCTCAAACAGCCCGTGTTTTACTGTATAAGCTGTTCTATGATCAGACAGAACAAGGCCTGACTCAGTTTCTCCTGAACTTGTTCAGATCTTTTGATACTCATAAGCAACCAAAAAG CGCTCTTGCGGATTTACTAGAAACAGTTCATATCATGCTACAGCTGATGGAGAAGCTTCAAGCACGTGGTGCTTTAAGG GTTGCGAAAAGGACAAGAAAGGGCAGAAAAAGGAAGACGTCAGATGACAAACATGAGAGTACCAAACCTGGAACAGAGAATGTGGAGCAAAGCTACATAGACCCAACAGATGGGACTAAAGCCACATCTGATTCACTTCCAGATTTGAGAAGTGAGGATCCTCTAGCAGAACCTACTCTCGTAGAGCAAGGAAAAGTTGATTCCGATGGCACAGATCTGCCAGATACAATTGTGGATACGGCTGTTAATCTGGATAGCACCACACAGCTTGGAGGTGATCCATCTTCTGCAGGCAGTGGTGAAAAGGAAAGAAATCCCATTAATGAAGAGGAAGATACTTGTACCACACAGCTTGGAGGTGATCCACCTTCTGCAGGCAGTggtgaaaagaaaagaaatcccaTTAACGAAGAGGAAGATACTTGTACCACACAGCTTGGAGGTGATCCATCTTCTGCAGGCAGtgctgaaaagaaaagaaataccattaatgaagaggaAGATGTTTCAGATTCTTCAAGTGATGATTGCCCCCCAGCTACAAGTGAAGTTGATTTTAACGTATCACGGTTAATATACAGCCTAGCCAACAATTCTGTTGTTCAAAATATATGCTGGTTGTTGAAGTACTATAAGACTAACTCCTTCCGAACAAACCACTACATCATATGCATGCTGCGGAGATTCTGTGAAGATCTAGATGTGTCACCAATGCTATATCAG CTATCGCTTCTGACTACTTTCTATGATATATTAGCTGAACAGAAGTCTTCGAGTTCAAAGGAGTATGCAAATATTGTAAATTTTCTTTCTAAAATTGTAAGGAAGTTGGTGAGAGCAATGAAAAAACAGCCACTGTTATTTGTTGATACACTCTTTTGGAAGACAAGAAAGGAATGCCATTGCATTGATGCTGATTATCTACTGAATGAGTTCAAGGGAGATGTTAACAATAAGGGTGGTGAAGTTGGTTCAAGTAAGGGATGGGGAGGTCCAGTAAATATAGCAGATTCTCTTGGTGACGATGAAGCTGACTATGATATACCACATGAACCATATGATGGTGATAA GAATGGAGATTCATCGTCTGGTGAACGTGAAGGTGATACTCAGAAGAGCATGGGTCCCAGAGACAAAAGGAGCATATTACTGTCACTTTCAGACAGTGAAGCTGAGGATAATGATAG GACTACTATATCTAGAGGCTCTCAGAATAAAGAGGTCCCAAAGAGACGAGGGCGTTCCATTTTTAATGAAGAGCAAGAGAAGCTTATAAGAGATCTTCATGAGAA TTATAAGGATGATCGTAAATGCAGTCATCTAATTGCTGAAGCTCTAGATCCCAGTGGAAAGATATCGTCGGCTCAAATTTCTCGAAAGCTTACACAGCTAGGTCTCAGGAGTGTCACTAGGAGGAAAAAAGTTTCAGAGGCATCTCTTTCAGCCAAAGATCTGGTTGCACAACCACAAAACGACGTGCTGGATGATCCGAAGCCAGAAAGTACCCG GCGCAGGAGGAAAAGGCTACATCGGTTAAGCAGTAAGGACGACAACAACGATAATCGTCCAGTATCATCTGATGAAGAAACATTGCAATCACTTAAGGGCAG AACCAAAAATAAGGAGCTGCCCTCGGTGGACCTTGCACCGAGGAAATCACAGCATAAAGAGGCTTCGCAGGGCGATTCTGATGATGAGACCATAGGATCTCTGCTTAG TAGAGGAAAGAAGAAAAGGTTATTGAAATCAGATGTTTCAGAGAATAAACAAGAACACCTAGATTCTTCGAAGAACATTGCTCCGGGGGTTCAGACTATCGGTTCAAATATCAT AACCAAAAATAAGGAGCTGCCATCCGTGGATCTTGCGCCGAGTATATCACAGCATCAAGAGGCTTCGCAGGGCACAGATTCTGATGATGCGACCATAGGATCTCTGCTTGG TAGAGGAAAGAAGAAAAGGTTATCAACGTCAGATATTACAGAGAATAAACAAGAAAACCTAGATTCTTCGAAGAACATTGGTCTGGGTGTTGAGACTATCGGTTCAAATGCCAT AACCAAAAATAAGGCGCTGCCGTCCGTGGATCTTGTACCGAGTATATCACAGCATCAAGAGACTTCGCAGGGCACAGATTCTGATGATGAGACCATAGGATCTCTGCTTAG TAGAGGAAAGAAGAAAAGATTATCAACGTCAGATATTACAGGGAATAAACAAGAAGACCTAGATTCTTCGAAGAATACTGATCTGGGTGTTGAGAGTATCGGTTCAAATATCAT ACCCAAAGATAAGGAGCTGGCCTCTGTGGATCTTCCATCGAGTATGTCACAGCATCAAGAGGCTTCGCAGGGCACAGATTCTGATGATGAAACCATAGGATCTCTGCTTAG CAGAGGAAAGAAAAGAAGGTTATCTACATCAGATGTTACAGAGAACAGACAAGAACACCAAGATTCTTCGAAGAACATTGTTCCGGACAATGAGACTGTTGGTTCAAATGTCAT GGACGCCCCTCTCCATCCCGAGCTGAACTCATCTAATGATAACGGTGGTGATGCTGGTGAGGCTGAACTTCTGGATGACTTGAGTGAGCCTGAGCTGGATGGTCGTGAAGATGCCGAGCAACGGATCGTCGACGACAGAGACATGCCTGAATCTGGGGACATGACAGGCTCTAATGCCAGTCAGAAGGCTGGTTTGAAAAGAAGACTAAGAATGGTGattgacgacgacgacgaggagtag